A portion of the Sabethes cyaneus chromosome 3, idSabCyanKW18_F2, whole genome shotgun sequence genome contains these proteins:
- the LOC128740263 gene encoding transformer-2 protein homolog beta-like, giving the protein MPSHRIVRELSVSVQSRSRSRSLPRSYRKRHRTSCHHHRSRCRERKNRSSCRHRRCSRSASYQSSFSRTSFSSSGSTLPRKTALERTRPVNPSPSTCLGVFGLSIYTQETDLRNIFERFGTIHKVSIVYDAKTKSSRGFGFVYFQDLEEASVAKVQCNGMVIHERTIRVDYSVTDKPHAPTPGVYMGDRNNGNRSSRHSYSYRGRSYDEDYYHGRSRRSRSRSSHRRRSSRHRRHCHRAVTRSRSRSMTYTSRDSRHSSIRSG; this is encoded by the exons GTTCAATCTCGTAGTCGCAGTCGTTCTCTACCACGCAGCTACCGGAAACGGCACAGGACCTCATGTCACCATCATCGTAGCCGTTGCCGCGAACGAAAAAATCGTTCAAGTTGCCGGCACCGACGTTGCAGCCGAAGTGCCAGCTACCAGAGTAGTTTCAGTCGAACCAGCTTTTCTAGTTCCGGAAGTACATTACCTCGAAAAACAGCGTTGGAACGAACACGTCCTGTTAATCCTTCACCAAGTACCtgtttgggtgtttttggactAAGCATCTATACCCAAGAAACAGACTTACGTAACATTTTTGAAAGATTCGGAACCATTCACAAAGTTTCAATTGTATACGATGCTAAAACGAAAAGTTCCCGTGGGTTTGGATTTGTATACTTTCAGGATTTGGAGGAGGCTTCTGTCGCAAAAGTACAATGCAACGGAATGGTCATTCACGAAAGAACCATACGGGTTGATTACTCTGTAACAGATAAACCACATGCTCCGACACCAGGAGTATACATGGGTGATCGAAATAATGGAAACAGGTCTAGTCGTCACTCATACAGTTATCGAGGAAGAAGTTATGA TGAGGATTATTATCACGGACGCTCGAGGCGCAGCCGTTCACGATCTTCTCATCGCCGGCGAAGTTCGAGACATAGACGTCACTGTCACCGAGCCGTAACTCGTTCTCGTAGCCGGTCTATGACTTACACGTCTAGAGATTCTCGTCATTCATCGATCCGTTCCGGTTGA